Below is a genomic region from Halobacterium sp. CBA1132.
GCCTCGCCGACGGGGCGGTCGTAGGGGTAGTGGAGTTCGACGGCGTCGAGGGCGTCGCAGCGCGCGAGCGCGGCCTCGGGGTCGGGGTACCGGAGCGGGTGCGCGAGGCCGACGACGCCGCAGGCTCCCGAGAGGAGTTCGACGCCCGTCTCGAAGTCGGGGACGTCGCGGGCGACGAAACAGGGGCCGTCGTTGCCGATGAGGTCCGCGAAGACGTCGTCGGGCTGGTCGTAGTCGGTGTCGGGGTGGGCGACGACGCTGCGGGCGATGTGCGGGCGGCCCAGTCCCTCGCGGGGTTCGACATCGAGGGAGACGCCGAGTTCGGCTTCGACGGCGTCGATAATGGCGCGGCCGCGGGCGACCCGGTCGCGCTGGATGCGCTCGGTCTCGGCGACGAGCGCGTCCGTGGGCGTGACGCCGTAGCCGAGGAGGTCGAGGCGCTGGTCGCCGGCTTCGACGCGGAGTTCGATGCCGGCGACGACTTCGACGCCGCCGCGCTCCTCGACGGGCGCGCGGAAGCCGGGGTGGACGCGGTCGTGGTCCGTGACGGCGACGGCGCTGACGCCGGCTTCGTTGGCGGCCGCGGGCACCTCGTCGAGCGTGAGGGTGCCGTCGGAGTGCTGCGTGTGGACGTGGAGGTCCGCGTAGACCATACTAGGGGGCGTCGGCGGCGCCACCTAAACGACCCGGTGTGTTGCGGTTCGTCATACGGTCGTCCTTAAACAAATTAAATTCTTCATTATCGTTCATGCGCAACGTACTTGTGTATCGTGAAAGTTCGTGATGTTGATGACACTCCGAGAGACCGCCGACGTCCTCGCGTCGCAGAGCTACCCACTGACCGCCGACGAGCTGGCCGACGCCATCGGAGACCACGAGCTCTCCCACCCCGACGGCAGCGAGACGCTCGAATCGGTCATCGAGCGCACCGGCGAGGCGCGCTTCGAGGACGCTCAAGCCGCGACGTTCGCGGTGTACAGCGCCCTCGACGCCAGCGCGGTCGGTCGCGTCGGGTACAGCGACCGCGACCCGACGCCGATGGGCGCCGACGGTCCCGAGCAGGTCTCGTTCTGACTATCTCGGGGGCGAACCAGCGATACATTCTTACTAACGAACTTCCAAGGGTGAGTGTAGTTACCATGTCAATGGGTGCCTATGACGAAGCCGAACACGAGCGCCGCGAAGCGAAGACCAACAACGTCAAAGTCGCCGACGACGACACGCGCACGAGCTACGAGGGGTCAGTGGAGTTCGAGGACGGTGACTCCGCGGAGGACCTCATCGACCAGTTCCAGCAGCTGCAGTCGAACTAACCGTCCTGTTTTATCGCGAGCAGCGACCCGGTAGTGACGAGTACGACCGCCGCGACGTGCCCAGCGACGGCGACCAGCAGCGGCGGGTGCGTCCACACGAACGGAAGCAAGACAGTCTGGAGCGCGCCGAACGCCAGCGTCCGCCGGTCGACCGAGCGCACGACGGCGGCGGTATCGACGTCGAACTCGTAGACCAGCGACCGCCACAGCGCGACGACCGCCGCCCACCAGCCCGTGCCGATCCGGTAGCAGACGTCCCAGAGCACGAGCAGCGCGAACGCCGCCGGAATTACGGGCGGTTGCTGGCCGAGCAGCGCTCCGAACAGCGTCGCGCCGTCCCGTGGGTCGTAGACGAACAAGTAGGTGAGGAGGGCGACGTACGCGACGACGCCGAGTACCACCTCGATGCTGGACGCGAACAGCAGCCGCCGGTAGCGGACCGGCACTCCGGTTTTTCGGGCTTGGCGACCGATGGAGAGCATGAACGCGCTCCCGGCGGCGGCGACGGCGACGGCGGCGGTGCCGGGCACAATTGTCCCGGGGAGGTCGTAGACGAACGCGAGCGCGAGCAACACCGCCTCGAAGCCCGCGAACTGGACGAGGACGGCAGTCCGGTCCGAGACCGAGATACCGGGAATCGCGCCGACGATGCTCTCGTACACCCACGCCTCGCCGTAGACCGCCTGCTCGCGCTCGCTGTCGGCGCCGTCACCCATCGACGGCCTCTCCGTACTCGCGGAGCGCGCGCCGCGCGGCGTCCGCGAACGGCGTCAACTCGATTGGGAGCACGTCCCTGATGGACGGGTCGGTGACAACGACGGGATTCTTCAGGCCGTGAATCAGGGGGTGGGCGACCGACCGCGGCACGTCGGTCACGAGGTCCACCCAGTACGTCGAGAGCCGCGGCGAGAGGACGGGCACTGGCAGGACGACGAGGCGCTTGCCCGCGAGTTCGGCGGTGCGTTCGAGCATCGTCTCGTAGGACAGCACCTGCGGGCCGCCGACTTCGTACGTCTCGCCCGCCGTCTCGGGGTGGTCGAGGACGCCCACGAGGTAGGCGACGACGTCGCGGACGGCGATGGGCTGGCAGGGCGTGCGCACCCACTTCGGCGTCACCATCACGGGGAGCGCGTCGATGAGTTGGTAGACGACGTCGAAGCCCGCGCTGCCGGCGCCGACGATGACGGCCGCGCGCAGCGTCGTGAGGTCG
It encodes:
- a CDS encoding PHP domain-containing protein; this encodes MVYADLHVHTQHSDGTLTLDEVPAAANEAGVSAVAVTDHDRVHPGFRAPVEERGGVEVVAGIELRVEAGDQRLDLLGYGVTPTDALVAETERIQRDRVARGRAIIDAVEAELGVSLDVEPREGLGRPHIARSVVAHPDTDYDQPDDVFADLIGNDGPCFVARDVPDFETGVELLSGACGVVGLAHPLRYPDPEAALARCDALDAVELHYPYDRPVGEAPDDDGRALVEAAIDDYDLLPAGGTDAHGRELGRAGLDEAAYEPLRARL
- a CDS encoding DUF5786 family protein, coding for MSMGAYDEAEHERREAKTNNVKVADDDTRTSYEGSVEFEDGDSAEDLIDQFQQLQSN
- a CDS encoding NAD(P)H-binding protein; this translates as MRVLVTGATGFVGGHLVPELVDAGHDVRALVRDPDRYDAPEGVDVVTGDLLDAESLSGVFDGVDAAYYLVHSMGASGDFAERDRRAAQQFSAAADAAGVSRVVYLGGLGETGDDLSPHLASRREVEAVLADAAFDLTTLRAAVIVGAGSAGFDVVYQLIDALPVMVTPKWVRTPCQPIAVRDVVAYLVGVLDHPETAGETYEVGGPQVLSYETMLERTAELAGKRLVVLPVPVLSPRLSTYWVDLVTDVPRSVAHPLIHGLKNPVVVTDPSIRDVLPIELTPFADAARRALREYGEAVDG